The nucleotide sequence GACACTCGGTCGACCCGTTGGGGATTCAGCGACACCAACACGGCCAGCATGACCGTTTCCACTGCGGGTAGGAGAAATCTGGACGCCAGGTTCAGTCGGTCGGGCAAGGCCACCTGCAGACCGATCGCCACCGCGGTGGCCAGCGCCACCGGCCACCGGTTCTCCCCGTCGGTGGCCCTTCTCCACGCAGGTATGACCACCCCGCCGTCGGGATCGGTGAACCGACCCTGCGGGTCGAGACGATGCTCCAGCCGGGCTAGGGCGTGTCCCGTGGATCGTTCTCCGTTAGATGCCTGAGCCAGATTCCGATGCTGGCGACGTCGACGGTGCCTCGGTAGACGAACTCCCGTTTGTCATACCGGGTGGCGACCGCGCGGTAGCCGCGTAGCCGGTTGAACGTCCGCTCCACGGTGTTGCGGTCCTTGTAGATTTCCTTGTCGAATTTGGGTGGCCGACCACCACGGGAACCCTTGGACAGGCGACCGTTGATCTGGTTCACCGGCTCCGGGATGGTCGCCTTGATACCCCTACGCCGCAACGACTTACGGATTCTGCCGCTGGAATACGCCTTGTCCGCCAACACCCGATCCGGTCGGGTCCTAGGCCGCCCATCACGGCCGCGCACGATCCGAATATCGGCCAGCACCGCGGTGAACGCCAACGCGTCATGCCGCTGACCAGCCGAGATGACCCGCCCCACCGGCCGACACTTCGAATCAGCCGCCATGTGGATCTTCGTCGTCACCCCGCCGCGGCTACGCCCCAAACCCTCCCGATCAACGACCGGCGGCGGCCGATCCGCAGAATTCTTGTAGTTCGATAGTGCCCCCTGTGTCTTTGAGGGCCTTGATCGGAGCCTCCAACACGACGCTGGCAAGGACGGCGGCGGGGATGTCCTTCGGCGGTTCGTGCCGGGCACCTGCCGCGTGGTGATGCGCCCGGATCACCGTCGCATCCACCCCCAACGCCCACTCACCGACATCGCCGTGATCGCAGTCCGCCCGCAGCATCGACAGCACCCGCTGCCAGGTACCGTCCCCTGACCAGCGACGATGCCGGTTGTACACCGTCTTCCAATTGCCGTAACACTCCGGGAGATCCCGCCACGCCGAACCGGACCTGGTCCGCCACAGCACCCCGTCGACGACCCTGCGGTGATCGACCCACCGACCACCCCGAATCGGGGTCCGATCCGGTAGCAAAGGCTCCAACCGGGCCCACTGCTCATCCGACAAATCATGACGATTCTGCACAAATCAGAGTCTGTCGGAACCGACCTCCAAGATCCGCGGGACACGCCCTAGTTGGGCCGACAGGGCGCCCACCTCGGCCGCGTCTGCATCCCTTGCGGTTGGAGCCGAGGAACGGTCAGGCCCGGTCGGTGCGTCGGTCATGGCTCATTGTCGCGCGGAGGGCCGATGCTTTCATGAAGGCCGACCCGATCCATCGGCGCAGGGCGCCTCGACAGGCCGCTGGAGTTCGTATACAACGTGCAGGTCACCGAAACGCTGGGCAACGAGAGGCCGTTCATGAGCAAGGTGTGGTTCATCACAGGTGCGTCCAAGGGCTTCGGTCGGGAATGGGCAGAGGCCGCCCTCGAGCGCGGTGATCAGGTCGCCGCCACCGCCCGGAAGCTCGAGACCCTGGATGCGCTGGTGGACGCCTACGGGGACGCCGTCCTCCCGATGCGGCTGGATGTCACCGACAGGTCTGCCGACTTCGACGCCGTCGCCCGGGCCGCCGAGCACTTCGGACGTCTCGACGTCGTGGTGAACAACGCCGGCTACGGCCACTTCGGCATGATCGAGGAACTGACCGAGGACGACGCCAGGGCGCAGATGGAAACCAACCTCTTCGGCGCCCTGTGGGTCACCCAGGCAGCGCTTCCGATCATGCGCAACCAGGGCTCTGGCCACATCATCCAGGTGTCGAGCATCGGCGGCATCAGTGCGTTCCCGACCGTCGGGGCCTACCACGCCTCGAAGTGGGCGCTGGAAGGCTTCAGCCAGGCGCTGTCGCAGGAAGTCGCCGGCTTCGGGATCAAGGTGACCTTGATCGAGCCCGGCGGATACTCGACCGACTGGTCCGGCCCCTCGGCCAAGCGCAGCGAGGAGATCGCGGCCTACGACGACGTCAGGGAAACGGCCGGCCACCGCCCGTCGGCCGCAGCACCGGGAGACCCGGTCGCCACCCGCGGCGCCATCCTGAAGGTGGTCGACGCGCAGGAACCGCCACTGCGGATCTTCTTCGGCAGGACCCCGCTGGAGATCGCCACCAAGGACTACGAGTCCCGCTTGGCGACCTGGAACCAATGGCAGCCGGTGTCGGTCGAGGCCTACGGGGCCTGAGGCACGCCTCGGCCAGGAGCTGGTGGAACTTCAGGTGCCCTCGATCATCCCGTTCTGATAGGCGAAGACGACCACCTGGACCCGGTCGCGCAACCCCAGCTTGCTCAGGATCCGGCCCAGGTGGGTCTTGACGGTGGTTTCGGCCACGGTGAGCCGTTCGGCGATCTCACTGTTGGACAGACCGGCGGCGACCTCGATGAGCACTTCCCGCTCGCGCGGGGTGAGTCTGGTCAGGTTGTCCGGCACGGGTACCCGCCTGGCCGGTGTCGGCATCCGGTCCGCGAAGGTGTCCAGCAGCCGGCGGGTCATCCGCGGGGCGATGACGGCGTCACCACGGGAGATGGTGCGCACCGCATTGATCAGCTCGGTGGGATCTGCATCCTTGAGCAGTAACCCGCTGGCGCCGGCGTTGAGCGCGGCGAATGCGTACTCATCCAGGTCGAAGGTCGTCAGGATGAGGACTTTCGAGCGGGGCGCGGACGCCGTGATCTCTCTGGTCGCCTCGATTCCGTCCATCACCGGCATCCTGATGTCCATCAGCACGACGTCCGGGTCGAGCTCGCGGACCAGCCGGACCGCAACGGCGCCGTTCTCGGCTTCGCCAACCAGCTCGAGGTCCGACGCGGAGCCGAGGACCATCCGAAAGCCCAGTCGGATGAGCGGCTGGTCGTCCACCAGCAGAACGGTGATCATCGGGCTACCGGGGCCGCAGACGGCGGGGCCGGAGACGGTGACCGGCCGGCGGGTTCGGCCGGCGAGTCGGACCCACGGAGCTCGGGGAGACGCAGCGTCACCGCGACGTGCCACCCGCCGCTGGTCGAGCGGCCGGCGGTGAAACTCCCGTGGAAGAGTGCGGCCCGTTCGCGGATGCCGAGGAGCCCGTGGGCGCTGTCGTCCCGGTGCGAAGCGGCCGGATCCTCGGTGGCGGTTCCGTCGTCGCTGATCTCCAACCTGATCAGGGGGTGGTCGTAGGACAGCCGGATGGTGGCCCGGCCGGCGTCTCTGGCGTGCTTGAGGGTGTTGGTCAGCGCCTCCTGCACGATCCGGTAGATGGCCAGCTGCGCAGCCTCCGGGATCGCGAACGCCGCGCCGGAGACCGTGAGCGAGGTGCGCAGCCCGGTGGCCCGGACGCTGGTGAGCAGGGCTTCCAGGGACTGGGCTCCCGGCAGTGGAGCAAGGTCCGCCGGGCCCGTCTCGGTCCGCAGCACATCCAGCACCCGGCGCGTGTCCGCCAACGCCTCCCGCCCGGTCCTGGCGACCTGACGCATCGCCGTGCGGGCCTGGTCGGGGTCGTCGGTCAGGGTGGCACCGTCGGCGAGGGTGATCATCACCGCCAGGCTGTGGGCGACGATGTCGTGCATCTCCCGGGCGATCCTGGTCCGTTCGGCGGCGGCCGCCAGCTGGGCCAGCTGCAGTCCCTCGCGTTCGAGCCGGTCCGCCCGGTCCGTCAACGCCGTCAGATGGGACCGGCGAGCCTGCTGGGTGATACCCAGCGACACCGCCGCGACCACCAGAATCGTCAGCAGGAGGAGGAACCGCGGCCACAGCTCGTGCCCGAACCGCAGGACCGCCAGCACGACGCCGATCTCGACGGCCGCGGCCGCCGCCACGGCCAGGATGCGGCTGCGGTGCGCAGCCACGGTGTACAGCACGATCAGCACGGCCAGGTCGCCGCCCAACGGGACGTCGAACGCCCACTGCCCGGCGGCGACGACACCGACCAGGACGAACGCCGCCAGCGGGGCGGTCCGGCGGAAGATCACCGGCAGCCACAGCGCCGCCTGCCACACGATGTCGATCACCGACCGGTGAACGATGTCCGCGCTGGTCAGCGCGACCAGCGCCACCACCAGGGCTGCGTCGGTGAACAATGGGTGCCGCCGGCACCATCGCACGAGTGGAAGTCGCACTGCAGCAGGCCTTTCAACCGTGGGCTCCCGCCGGGTACCCGCCACCTCTTGCTCACCGGCCTCCCGCCGGCGCAGTGCGCTCGGGACGGCCGCGGTCAGCAACACGTGACGAACCTCCGGTGGGGTTCATGTCAGTCCTACCGCACGAACGGCAGGAACCGCACGAACCGCAGGGGGGTGATCCCCTGCGGTTCGGCGTGGAGGTGGGAAGAGTGCGGTGCTCAGGCGTTGCGCCGGTTCAGCAGCACGGCGCTGATCGCCACCGCCACCGCGGCGTACAGGCAGAACACGCCGAACCCGGTCCACGGGGCCAGACTCCCGGGGTCGGCATTGACGGTGGTGATGACGGCTCCGGCATTGCTGGGCAGGTAGGGGGAGATGTGGTCCTGCCAACTCTGTGGCAGCACGTTCATGATCCCCGGCAATACCAGCAGCAGCCCGATGACGACGGAGATCCCGCCGGCGGTCGACCGGATGATGAAACCCAACGCCACGCTCAGCACACCGACGACGGTCAGGTACAGCCCGGTCCCGATGACCGACCGCAACGCACCCGGTGCGGACAGGGTGGTCCCGTGGGTGGCCAGGCCGGCCTGGCCGAGCCAGAAGGCCGCGAACGCGGCGATCTCCATCAGCACGAAGGTGGCGGCGCCGAAGACGAGAAGTTTGGCCCACAGCACCGGCAACCGCTTCGGGACCGCGCCCAGGGACGAACGGATCATGCCGGTGCTGTACTCGCCGGAGATGACCAGTACGCCCAGCACGGCGATCGCGAGCTGGGCGAAATTGATGCCCCGCAGGCTGGTGTCCACCGCGTTGAAGTTGGCGGCCCTGGCGGGATCCAGATGGGCCCAGTTGGCGTTGGTGATGACCCCGATCAGCAGTCCCAGCAGCGCCAGTGCTGCGACGGCGACGCCCATCGTGATCCAGCTGGACCGCAGGGTCCGGAACTTGACCCATTCGGAGGCGATGACGCGGCGTTGCGAGACCGGTTGCACCTCCACGGTGCGGTGGACGGGTGCGGCGGACTGGGCGGAGGGGGCGGGTGCGGTGGTGGTCATGCGGCGTCCTTCGCGGTGATGGTGCCGCCGTGGTACTCCACGGCGTCGTTGGTGAGCTCCATGAACGCCTCTTCCAGAGAGGCCTGGACGCTGGTCAGCTGATGGATCATGATCCGGTTTTCGAAAGCGATCTCGCCGATCTTCTCCGCCGTGGACCCGTCGACCTCCAGCTCCCCGGCCCGGCTGCTGGTGACCGTGACCGTCGCGCCGACGAGCAGATCCCGCAGGCGTTCCGCCTCGGGGGTGCGGACCAGCACCGAGGAGCGACCGGCGGAGTGGATGATGTCGGCGATGGGCTGGTCGGCGAGCAGGCGCCCCTTGCCGATCACGATGAGATGCTCGGCGGTCTGGGCCATCTCGCTCATCAGGTGGCTCGAGACGAACACCGTCCGGCCTTCGGCGGCCAGCCCCCTGAGCAGGTTGCGGACCCACAACACCCCGTCGGGATCCAGCCCGTTCACCGGTTCGTCGAGAATCAACGTCTGCGGATCACCCAGCAACGCCGCCGCAATTCCCAGGCGCTGCCCCATGCCCAGGGAGAAGGCGCTCACCCGCTGCCGGGCCACCTCGGTCAGGCCCGCGAGATCGATGACCTCCTGCACCCGCTTCCTGGAGATGCCGTGGGTGACCGCCATCGCCAGCAGGTGGTGGTAGGCCGATCGGCCGGTGTGTACGGCTCGTGCCTCCAACAGCACCCCGACCTCCTGCAGGGGAGCAGGCAGATCGCGATAGCACATGCCGTGCACGGTGACCGAACCGCCGGTGGGACGGTCCAACCCGATGATCATCCGCATGGTGGTCGACTTGCCGGCGCCGTTCGGGCCCAGGAATCCGGTGACCACCCCCGGTCGGAGGTCGAAGTTCAACCGGTCCACGACCGTCTTGTCGCCATATTTCATCGTCAAATCCTTGGCTGTGATCATGATCAGAACGCTACGGAGGGTCCGGCCCCCGACGCATCGGCTCGCAGACCGATCTTGCGGGGGAGGCCGTACGACTGCAGGACGACCCGCGAAACCGATAGGCCGGGTGCGATCGGAACGGCGATCCCCGGTCTGCCGGCGACGGCAGTCTGGTTGCCGATCCACCCTCCGCTGCCCCTGGTACCCACCCGGGCACCCACCGGATACGGTGTCGTGGTGCAACGTAACCGCCTCTATCGCGACGGGGTGCTGGAGGCCGAGGACTTCGACCCGGCGGACATCAGCGAACGGATCTGCGAGCCGGGCGTCGTCGTCTGGCTCGATCTGGAGTCACCCGACAGCAGCGAGCTGGAATTGCTGGCGGAGGAGTTCTCGCTCAACGCTCTGGCCGTCGAAGATGCCACCCACGAACACCAGCGGCCGAAGGTCGATCACTACTCCACCCATATCTTCATGAGCTTGTACGGTGTGCGCCTGGACGTCGGGACCGGTGAGCTGCACACCAGCGAACTGGCCGTCTTCGCCGCTCACAACTGGCTGATCACCGTGCGCAAGACCGGGGCCTTCGACATGGCGCACGTCGAGAGTGTCTGGGACAGCAACAGCGACCGGGCCGAGCACGGTGTCGGATTTCTCCTGCACGGGCTCCTCGACCACGTCGTGGACGGCCATTTCGACACGGTCCAGGAACTCGACGACGCCGTCGAGGAGGTGGAGGCCCGCCTCTTCGACGACAAGCCCCAGCCGCTCGCCGTCCAGAAGCGCTCTTTCCAGATGCGCAAGGCCCTCGTCGATCTGCGGCGGGTGAGCCTGCCGATGCGGGAGGTCCTGAACACCCTGATGCGCCGGGACCTGAGCATCGTCGACGAGGCGATGGCTCCCTACTACCAGGACGTCTACGACCACGTCCTGCGCGTCACCGAATGGACCGAGTCACTGCGCGACCTGGTCACGACCATCCAGGACAGCAATCTGCAGGTCCAGTCCAACCGCCTCAACGAGGTGATGAAGAAGCTGACCGCCTACGCCGCCATCTTCGGCGCAGTGGCGGCGATCACGGGCTTCTTCGGCCAGAACCTGCCCTACCCAGGCTTCGGCAACCACGTCGGCCTCACCATCATGTCCGTGCTCCTGGTGTTCAGCACCGTCGGTCTGGCGATCATGTTCAAGCGTCGCGACTGGTTGTGATCGTCGCCTCTTCCCGGCCCGAACACGATGGCGCCCTTGGGTTCCGGGGCGGCCGGGAGCCCGGAGTGATGATCCGCTACTTCGCCAGGCCGGAGACGAGGTTGATCGAGGCGGCGATGATGACCGCGCCCAGCGGGAAGGACAGCCATGCGTGACGCAGAGCCGTACGGCGGATCTGCTTCCCCTGCAGATCGGTATCCGACACCTGGAACGTCATCCCGATGGTGAAGGAGAGGTAGGCGAAATCGCTGTACTGCGGGGGATCGGACTCGTTGAAGTCGATCCCACCGGGTTCTCCCGAGTAGTAGAGGCGTGCGTACTTGAGCGTGAAGACGGTGTGGATGAGCGTCCAGGAGACGAAGACCGAGAACACGGCGAACCCGGCCTGCAGGTATTTGTCGTTGCCGGCGGCGTGTCCGGCCCCGAACAGCACGACGCCGACGGCGATCAGGCTGGCCACGCCGACCCCGACCAGGATGACATCGGCTGCATCGCGCCCAGGGTTCTCGCGGAGGGCATCGCGGGCGGTGGCGGGGCCGTCCAGCTTCCAGACGGTGGCCCACACCCAGGCGCAGAAGACGACCGCCAGGACGTCCCAGGCGATCAATGGTGCGTTCCGGCCGGCTCCGAGGATCTCGCCGGCGAGGCCGACGATCACGCCCGCGATCGCAGACACCAGGAGTTTGCGACGAGCGGTGCTGACGTGGGCGGGGACCTTCACCGTGGCTGCGGAATCATCTGGCACGTGAAGATGGTGCCACCGATCGACGCAGGGACAGCCTCGACAGGCCGTCGGCCCGGCGGGAGATGACCGTCGCTTCCAGCAGAGTCCGGCGTTTCGGTGAGGCGGTGTTCAGGGGGCGGAGATGTAGCCGACCAGTTGATCGTGTTCGGTCTCCAATTCGTCGATGCGGCTCTTGACCACGTCACCGATGGTCACGATCCCCGCAAGGACTCCGTCGACGACGACGGGCATGTGCCGGAATCGCAGTTCGGTCATCGTCCTGGCCAGCGAGCCGATCTCGTCGCCCGGAACGCAGGTGGTGACGGAGACCGTCATGATCTCGGCGACGGTCATGCCCAGCAGCGCACTCCCGTGCACGTGCAGTGCCCGGACGACATCCCGTTCGCTGATGATCCCGCGAATGCTGTGCCCGTCGCCGGTCACCACGAGTGCACCCACCGCATGCCGGGTGAGCAGGGCGATGGCCTCGGCCATGGTGGCACCTGGCCGGACGGTCGTGACTGCCGAACCCTTGTGCGCCAGTACGTCGGTGACCCGCATCTGTGTTCCTCCGACTCCGAGGGCCTGCCTGATGCAACGTTTCCGGTGACCTTACGCCCGCAGGGCCCGCCCCGCTCGGTGCTTGGCCGGGATCACGCCGCGGCCCGGCCCACCGACGGGGTTCCCGACCTGGGAGTTGCAACCGTGCGCCGGGGGAAGCGCATGCCAGACTACTGTCCGGAAAAGCAATTTCGAGTCCGCTCTGCTGAGAGTGACGGTCAAAGAACGTGCTCAGACAGTTCCCGTACGACACCCCGGTCCGCTTCACCGTCGTCATCCCCGCCTTCAACGAGGAGTTCTATCTCGCCGACTGTCTGTCGTCCCTGGCCGCCCAGGACTTCCCCGGGCCGGTGGAGGTCATCGTGGTGGACAACAACAGCACCGACGACACGGCGGCCATCGCCCGGGCGGCCGGCGCCACGGTGGTGTTCGAACCCGACCGCGGCGTCTGCCACGCCCGGCAGCGCGGCACCGAGTCCGCGCGCGGGGAGATCGTCGTCTCGGCCGATGCCGACACCATCTACCACGCGGGTTGGCTGTCCAAGATCGAGAGCTGGTTCGCAGACAACCCACTGGGCGTGGCCGTCGGCGGGCCGTGCTATTTCCACGACGGTCCGGCGTGGGGCATGCGGTTGCAGCGCATGCTCTTCGGTGCCGTCAATCTGATCGTCCGGCTGGGCGGACCGGTCGTCTACGTCACGGCCACCAACTTCGCGTTCCGCCGTGACGCGTTCAGCGGCTACGACACCCGCCTGGCCCAGGGCGGTGACGAGTTGGATCTGCTGAGGCGTCTGCGGAAGAAGGGACTCGTGGCTTTCGATCCCAGCAATTCCATCGACACGTCGGCGCGCCGGATGGAAGAGGGTGTCGTCTACAACTTCGCCGTGTCCTTCTTCTACTACTACATCCTGGGGTATGCGCTGAACCGCATCTTCCGGCGGCCGGTGCTGGGCATGGCGCCGGCCTTCCGGCGACCGAAGGGCCATCGGAAGTAGGTCCCGCCGTCAGCGCGATTTTCGCGACAGCAGTCCCGGCATCCAACTGAGCAGGGCGGCCCGCCAGATCCGGGTCGACCGCGAGTGGCCCTTCTCGGTGAGGACCGCGTCGGTCGAAGCGCGGGCCCGCTCGTACAGGGCCGTGATCGCCGATGTGGCATCGTCATTGGTGATGGCCGGCGGGGTGGTGCCGGTCGTGTGCAACATGTTCCGCAGCAGGGCGGGATTCCGGATGAGAGTGACCAGGGCGTCCGTCATCTCGCTCCCGTTCGAGACGAGGCGTCCGTCGATGCCATCGGTGATGTAGTCGACCAGTCCGGTGCTCCGGTAGCCGATGACGGGCAGTCCCGCCGCGCGGGCCTCGAGGGCGGCGATGCCGAACGCCTCCTGCCGGGACGAAGCGATGAACAGATGCGATCGGTGGTGCAGATCCCTGACGGCCACGGTGTTCTGGTAGCCCACGAGGGTCACCCGGTCGGTCAGGCCGTTGTCGTCGATCTGTCGCTGCAGGTCGTCCCGGCGTGGGCCGTCACCGACGATGCTGACCGAGAACGACATGCCCGGGGGCAACTGCTGCCTCACCCTGGCGAGCACGTCGATGACTTCGTCCAGATGTTTGCGCTTCTTCAGCCGTCCGACCAGGACGATGCGGACGGTGTCGGACAGATCGCGGTCGGCCGGGATGCCGGAACGCCACCAGTGGGTTTCGATCAGGTTGGGAACGATCGACACCTGATGCACCCCGGGCAGGGTGCGGCGGACGTGTCCGGCCGCAATGCTGCTGACCCCGGACCAGGCGGCCCTCATGCGCCCCCAGCCGAACGGCAGCGTGCTGATCCTGGTGGCCAGCGCGACCTTCCACCACAGGGAGTGAACCGTTGCAGCCACCGGGATCCGGCGCCGGCCGGCGGCCCTGGTCACATAGATCGCGATCGGGGAGACCACGGTGAAGTGGGCGTGCAGGACGTCGATCTCTCGGCCGTCCAGCACCTCGGCGACGATTCTCCGGTTGCGCCACGGGAACGCCACCGTCAGCCAGCGCCCCCTGGCCGCGCGGACCACATCGAGATCGCTGTCCAGGTCGGCGGGTTCGGCCACAGCGGTGATGACCGTGACGTCGTGGCCCTGGGCGATCTGATGCCGCACCAGCGTCTCCACCTGGCGCTCGATCCCGCCGACGTCCGGCGCGAAGGAGTCGGCGACATGCACGATCCTCATTGGTTTCCTGCTCAGCGGGTGGGTGGAATGGAGTTGGACGGAGCATCGGCGT is from Nakamurella sp. PAMC28650 and encodes:
- a CDS encoding IS5 family transposase (programmed frameshift) gives rise to the protein MQNRHDLSDEQWARLEPLLPDRTPIRGGRWVDHRRVVDGVLWRTRSGSAWRDLPECYGNWKTVYNRHRRWSGDGTWQRVLSMLRADCDHGDVGEWALGVDATVIRAHHHAAGARHEPPKDIPAAVLASVVLEAPSRPSKTQGALSNYKNSADRPPPVVDREGLGRSRGGVTTKIHMAADSKCRPVGRVISAGQRHDALAFTAVLADIRIVRGRDGRPRTRPDRVLADKAYSSGRIRKSLRRRGIKATIPEPVNQINGRLSKGSRGGRPPKFDKEIYKDRNTVERTFNRLRGYRAVATRYDKREFVYRGTVDVASIGIWLRHLTENDPRDTP
- a CDS encoding glycosyltransferase family A protein, which encodes MLRQFPYDTPVRFTVVIPAFNEEFYLADCLSSLAAQDFPGPVEVIVVDNNSTDDTAAIARAAGATVVFEPDRGVCHARQRGTESARGEIVVSADADTIYHAGWLSKIESWFADNPLGVAVGGPCYFHDGPAWGMRLQRMLFGAVNLIVRLGGPVVYVTATNFAFRRDAFSGYDTRLAQGGDELDLLRRLRKKGLVAFDPSNSIDTSARRMEEGVVYNFAVSFFYYYILGYALNRIFRRPVLGMAPAFRRPKGHRK
- a CDS encoding magnesium transporter CorA family protein, which translates into the protein MQRNRLYRDGVLEAEDFDPADISERICEPGVVVWLDLESPDSSELELLAEEFSLNALAVEDATHEHQRPKVDHYSTHIFMSLYGVRLDVGTGELHTSELAVFAAHNWLITVRKTGAFDMAHVESVWDSNSDRAEHGVGFLLHGLLDHVVDGHFDTVQELDDAVEEVEARLFDDKPQPLAVQKRSFQMRKALVDLRRVSLPMREVLNTLMRRDLSIVDEAMAPYYQDVYDHVLRVTEWTESLRDLVTTIQDSNLQVQSNRLNEVMKKLTAYAAIFGAVAAITGFFGQNLPYPGFGNHVGLTIMSVLLVFSTVGLAIMFKRRDWL
- a CDS encoding response regulator transcription factor; this encodes MITVLLVDDQPLIRLGFRMVLGSASDLELVGEAENGAVAVRLVRELDPDVVLMDIRMPVMDGIEATREITASAPRSKVLILTTFDLDEYAFAALNAGASGLLLKDADPTELINAVRTISRGDAVIAPRMTRRLLDTFADRMPTPARRVPVPDNLTRLTPREREVLIEVAAGLSNSEIAERLTVAETTVKTHLGRILSKLGLRDRVQVVVFAYQNGMIEGT
- a CDS encoding ABC transporter permease subunit, with amino-acid sequence MTTTAPAPSAQSAAPVHRTVEVQPVSQRRVIASEWVKFRTLRSSWITMGVAVAALALLGLLIGVITNANWAHLDPARAANFNAVDTSLRGINFAQLAIAVLGVLVISGEYSTGMIRSSLGAVPKRLPVLWAKLLVFGAATFVLMEIAAFAAFWLGQAGLATHGTTLSAPGALRSVIGTGLYLTVVGVLSVALGFIIRSTAGGISVVIGLLLVLPGIMNVLPQSWQDHISPYLPSNAGAVITTVNADPGSLAPWTGFGVFCLYAAVAVAISAVLLNRRNA
- a CDS encoding DUF1345 domain-containing protein, giving the protein MPDDSAATVKVPAHVSTARRKLLVSAIAGVIVGLAGEILGAGRNAPLIAWDVLAVVFCAWVWATVWKLDGPATARDALRENPGRDAADVILVGVGVASLIAVGVVLFGAGHAAGNDKYLQAGFAVFSVFVSWTLIHTVFTLKYARLYYSGEPGGIDFNESDPPQYSDFAYLSFTIGMTFQVSDTDLQGKQIRRTALRHAWLSFPLGAVIIAASINLVSGLAK
- a CDS encoding CBS domain-containing protein, producing MRVTDVLAHKGSAVTTVRPGATMAEAIALLTRHAVGALVVTGDGHSIRGIISERDVVRALHVHGSALLGMTVAEIMTVSVTTCVPGDEIGSLARTMTELRFRHMPVVVDGVLAGIVTIGDVVKSRIDELETEHDQLVGYISAP
- a CDS encoding sensor histidine kinase, whose translation is MLLTAAVPSALRRREAGEQEVAGTRREPTVERPAAVRLPLVRWCRRHPLFTDAALVVALVALTSADIVHRSVIDIVWQAALWLPVIFRRTAPLAAFVLVGVVAAGQWAFDVPLGGDLAVLIVLYTVAAHRSRILAVAAAAAVEIGVVLAVLRFGHELWPRFLLLLTILVVAAVSLGITQQARRSHLTALTDRADRLEREGLQLAQLAAAAERTRIAREMHDIVAHSLAVMITLADGATLTDDPDQARTAMRQVARTGREALADTRRVLDVLRTETGPADLAPLPGAQSLEALLTSVRATGLRTSLTVSGAAFAIPEAAQLAIYRIVQEALTNTLKHARDAGRATIRLSYDHPLIRLEISDDGTATEDPAASHRDDSAHGLLGIRERAALFHGSFTAGRSTSGGWHVAVTLRLPELRGSDSPAEPAGRSPSPAPPSAAPVAR
- a CDS encoding glycosyltransferase family 4 protein, encoding MRIVHVADSFAPDVGGIERQVETLVRHQIAQGHDVTVITAVAEPADLDSDLDVVRAARGRWLTVAFPWRNRRIVAEVLDGREIDVLHAHFTVVSPIAIYVTRAAGRRRIPVAATVHSLWWKVALATRISTLPFGWGRMRAAWSGVSSIAAGHVRRTLPGVHQVSIVPNLIETHWWRSGIPADRDLSDTVRIVLVGRLKKRKHLDEVIDVLARVRQQLPPGMSFSVSIVGDGPRRDDLQRQIDDNGLTDRVTLVGYQNTVAVRDLHHRSHLFIASSRQEAFGIAALEARAAGLPVIGYRSTGLVDYITDGIDGRLVSNGSEMTDALVTLIRNPALLRNMLHTTGTTPPAITNDDATSAITALYERARASTDAVLTEKGHSRSTRIWRAALLSWMPGLLSRKSR
- a CDS encoding ATP-binding cassette domain-containing protein, which encodes MITAKDLTMKYGDKTVVDRLNFDLRPGVVTGFLGPNGAGKSTTMRMIIGLDRPTGGSVTVHGMCYRDLPAPLQEVGVLLEARAVHTGRSAYHHLLAMAVTHGISRKRVQEVIDLAGLTEVARQRVSAFSLGMGQRLGIAAALLGDPQTLILDEPVNGLDPDGVLWVRNLLRGLAAEGRTVFVSSHLMSEMAQTAEHLIVIGKGRLLADQPIADIIHSAGRSSVLVRTPEAERLRDLLVGATVTVTSSRAGELEVDGSTAEKIGEIAFENRIMIHQLTSVQASLEEAFMELTNDAVEYHGGTITAKDAA
- a CDS encoding SDR family oxidoreductase, which translates into the protein MSKVWFITGASKGFGREWAEAALERGDQVAATARKLETLDALVDAYGDAVLPMRLDVTDRSADFDAVARAAEHFGRLDVVVNNAGYGHFGMIEELTEDDARAQMETNLFGALWVTQAALPIMRNQGSGHIIQVSSIGGISAFPTVGAYHASKWALEGFSQALSQEVAGFGIKVTLIEPGGYSTDWSGPSAKRSEEIAAYDDVRETAGHRPSAAAPGDPVATRGAILKVVDAQEPPLRIFFGRTPLEIATKDYESRLATWNQWQPVSVEAYGA